The DNA segment TTGCACCGCGTTCGCTTTTGCGCCGTGGGGGCTCGCGGCTGCGGTGGATCTCGCGAAGTGCGGACGCTGCCATGCGACGCCGCCGATTGTCGCGCCCGCGGGGCCGGCGTGCGCGAGCTGCCATTCCGCGGAGCAGGACCTTGCGCACGCGGCCTCCGCCGCCCCGGCGCCAGCGGCTGAAGCGGAGGAAACACCGGCCAATACAGCGGCGCGCGCGGTCGGCCTGCGCCTCGACAGCACCGGAGCTGCTTGCCGGCATGGGCGTGCCGCTCTACTACGAACACACCCCGCGTCGGCACGCACCTGAACGAGATGGCCCATATCCCCCGCCGGCAGGTTCACCATGGGCACCGACGACCGCCTGCCCGATGAGGGCCCCGCGCATGTCGTCGACCTGCCGGCTTATGACATCGATCTTTACGAGGTGACGAACGGCCAGTACAAGACCTTCATGGACGCGACCGGGCACCGCTCGCCGCCGCAGTTCGAGAACCGCACGTATCCGCCCGGCAAGATCGACCATCCCGTCGTCGGCGTGACCTGGAACAATGCGAGCGACTACTGCGCCTGGGCGGGCAAGCGCCTGCCGACAGACGCGGAGTGGGAGAAGGCCGCGCGCGGGACCGATGCGCGCCGCTACCCCTGGGGCAACGAGTTCGGCATGCATCGCGCGAACACACCGCTGTACTGGAATTCACTCGGACGCGAGGGCGATACCACTCCGGTTGGCGCCTTCGCCGACGGGCAGAGCGCCTTCGGGCTCTACGACATGTCGGGCAATGTGTGGGAATGGACCGGGTCCTGGTACCGCGCATATCCGGGCAACACACACCCGAATGAAAATTACGGCGAACTCTACAAGACACTGAAGGGCGGCTCGTGGTGGGATTGCTCGTTCTACAAATGCGGCATCTCGGCGCCGAGTTTCAATCGCGCCTTCTTTCTCCGTACGACGAAGAACAACAGCTTCGGTTTCCGCTGCGCGAAGGACGCGCCATAGGAGGTTCCATGCATGACCACGGCCCTGGTGTCATCCTTGAGGCGTCGCGTGACAGTCAACATTGTGCGGCGCGGGCATGCGGCGCCGCGTTGATCG comes from the Gammaproteobacteria bacterium genome and includes:
- a CDS encoding SUMF1/EgtB/PvdO family nonheme iron enzyme, producing the protein MGTDDRLPDEGPAHVVDLPAYDIDLYEVTNGQYKTFMDATGHRSPPQFENRTYPPGKIDHPVVGVTWNNASDYCAWAGKRLPTDAEWEKAARGTDARRYPWGNEFGMHRANTPLYWNSLGREGDTTPVGAFADGQSAFGLYDMSGNVWEWTGSWYRAYPGNTHPNENYGELYKTLKGGSWWDCSFYKCGISAPSFNRAFFLRTTKNNSFGFRCAKDAP